One Salvia splendens isolate huo1 chromosome 12, SspV2, whole genome shotgun sequence genomic window carries:
- the LOC121758689 gene encoding uncharacterized protein LOC121758689: MANLPSFQVLMLNKSSFDYWSIKMKALLGAHDVWEIVESGYEEPQDETDLSQQQRDRLRDARKRDKKALYLIYQALGDDDFKKISSASATKEAWKKLQISCVGAERVKKSLGRIKLNEKEMVKNWRMLESWRKYCAL, translated from the exons ATGGCTAACTTGCCGTCGTTCCAAGTTCTCATGCTCAATAAGAGCAGTTTCGATTATTGGAGTATCAAGATGAAAGCGTTATTGGGAGCCCACGACGTTTGGGAGATCGTGGAGAGTGGCTACGAGGAGCCGCAAGACGAGACCGATTTATCCCAACAACAAAGGGATAGATTGCGAGATGCGAGAAAGAGAGACAAGAAAGCTCTCTATCTCATCTACCAAGCTCTAGGGGACGATGATTTCAAGAAGATCTCAAGTGCAAGCGCCACAAAAGAAGCGTGGAAGAAGCTCCAAATCTCGTGTGTTGGTGCGGAGCGAGTAAAGAAG AGTCTTGGCAGaatcaaattaaatgaaaaagaaatGGTGAAAAATTGGAGGATGTTAGAATCATGGAGAAAATATTGCGCTCTCTAA